The Devosia sp. MC521 genome segment CAAATCGGCGCCGGCGCACTCTTGCAGGTTGGCGGTCAGCAGCGCACCCTTAAGGGCGACGAGAAGGCCGCAGCCCTCGTCCTCGCGCTCGGTCCTGATTACGGCAAGCCCATTTTTGACGAACTCGACGAAGTCGAAATCCGTCAGCTTTCCCGCGCCATGGCTCGTCTTGGCCCGATCACGCAGGAAATGCTCGACGATTTGTTGATCGATTTCGTCACGAACATCTCCTCGCACGGCAATCTGACCGGCACCACGGACTCCACTGAACGCTTGCTCCTCTCCTTCCTGCCGCAGGAACGTGTGGACGCGATCATGGAAGAAATCCGCGGTCCGGCTGGCCGTAATATGTGGGAGAAGCTGTCGAACGTTCAGGCGGATGTTCTGGCCGCCTATCTCAAAAACGAATACCCGCAGACCATCGCTGTGGTGTTGTCCAAAATCGATCCAGACCACGCCTCCAAGGTCCTCGCCGTTCTGCCAGAAGAATTGGCGATGGACGTGGTGCAGCGCATGCTTGGCCTAGACCCTGTGCAGAAGGAAATTCTCGAGAAAATCGAGAACACGCTGCGCGTCGAGTTCATGTCCACACTCAACCACCAGAAGCGTCGCGACAGCCACGAACAGATGGCTGAAATCTTCAACGCATTCGATCGTCAGACTGAATCGCGCTTCATTACAAGTCTTGAGGAGATTAACCGAGACGATGCCGAGCGCATCAAAGCGCTCATGTTTACCTTTGAGGATCTGGCACGGCTCGACACGTCGGCCATCCAGACCCTGCTTGCACGCCTCGACAAGCGTGACCTCGGTATCGCCCTTAAGGGGGCCAGCGATACCGTCAAGGATGTGTTCTACCGGAACATGTCTGGTCGCGCTGCCAAGGTCTTGCAAGACGATATGCGCGATATGGGCCCGGTTCGGCTCAAGGATGTTGACGAAGCCCAGACCCGCTTGGTGGCAACGGCAAAAGATCTCGCGGCCAAGGGCGAGATCGTCATCCTTAAGTCCAAAGCCGACGACCAGATGGTGGCTTAACCATGGCCCAACCGGTCCGCTATCTTTTCGATCTCGATCTGGGCGAAGAACCCGGACACGTGATCAGACATGTGCCAGCCGAAGCGGAAGCACCCGCTCCGCCGCCCGTTCCCTCAATCCCCGAGGATTTGGTGGCGCAGCTGATAGCCGACGCCAAACGCGAAGCGTTCGCTGAGGGTGTAACACAAGGCGAACGCAATGCTGCCAACACAGCAGCACAGACGATCGCCGCACTCGGCACGACACTGGCGACCCAAGTGGCACCCTATGCCCAGGCGCTGGATGAAGCCATTCATCGCCACCAGTCAGAAGCCGCAAGCTTGGCACTGGCTGTTAGCAAAAAGCTCGCGCATCAACTCGTCGCTCGCCAGCCGACAGTTGAGCTTGAAGCATTGATAGCGGAGTGCCTCGAAGGCTTGGGGGCCGTCCCACACCTTGTGGTGCGGTGCCACCCTGAAATGGCCGACGCTATTCGGGAGTCAGCCACCCAACACGTCAATGCCACGGGATTTGCCGGGCGTTTGGTAATCATGGGTGACGAAGACATTCGCCTTGGCGATGGCCGTATGGAATGGGTCAATGGCGGTGTCGTGCGCGACATAAGTCAAACGACCATCCAAGTGGAACGCCAAATTTCTGACTACCTTGCTGCGCGTCAGCGCAACCCGAATGCTAAGGAGAGCGGTTAATGGCCGATCCTGACAACACACTTGAGAGCCTGCTCGACGAGATGGACGCGCCCGAGCGCGCCGAACGCGATGTCACCTATGTCGAACGTACCGCGGGCGACCTAGAGGCCGTTTTTGACGTACCAGTACGCGTTTCGGTCGTTCTCGGCCGGACCAAAATGCCTGTTTCTCAGCTGCTCAAACTCGATACCGGGACGGTCATCGAGCTCGACCGCCAAGTTGGCGAAGCCGTAGAAATCTATGTCAACGACCGTTTAATTGCGCGTGGTGAAATCGTGCTGGTGGAAGACCGGCTGGGTGTCACCATGACCGAAATTATCAAGCCACAATAGGAGCTCTGCCATGCGCCTTCTCATTATCGGTGCGCTTGAGGGTCAGCTCTCGACGGCAACCAAAATGGCTATGGATGGGGGAGCCAAAGTCGCTCACGCCCCCTCGGTTGAGATTGCGCTGGCTTCGCTTCGTTCTGGCAAAGGGGCCGATCTGCTGCTGGTCGATGTCATGATGGACATCACCGGCCTAATCGCCGCTCTGGAAGCAGAACGCATTGTTATACCGGTCGTCGCCTGTGGCGTCGAAGCCAATGCCGCAGCAGCCGTCAACGCCATCCGCGCCGGGGCCAAGGAATACATTCCTTTGCCACCCGACGCGGAGCTCATTGCCGCCGTCATTTCCGCAGTTGCCCGCGAAAGTTCCGACTTCCTCTTCCGCGACCCTTCGATGGAACGCGTTGTCCGCATGGCCGAGCAGATCGCTGGCTCGGAAGCCTCGATCCTGATCACCGGTGAGAGCGGCACGGGCAAGGAAGTTGTGGCCAAGTTCGTCCACGCTCGTTCCAAGCGCGCCAACAAGCCCTTTATCTCGGTCAATTGCGCCGCGATCCCAGAAGCTTTGCTCGAATCCGAACTTTTCGGCCATGAAAAGGGCGCCTTCACCGGCGCCGTCGCGCGCCGAATTGGCAAGTTTGAAGAAGCCTCTGGCGGCACGTTGCTGCTCGACGAAATTTCAGAAATGGATGTTCGCCTGCAGGCAAAGCTGCTGCGTGCCATTCAGGAGCGCGTCATTGACCGCGTCGGTGGCGGCAAGCCAGTCCCCGTCGATATCCGCATTCTCGCGACCTCGAACCGCAACCTCAGCGACGCTGTGCGTGACGGCTCGTTCCGCGAAGACTTGCTCTTCCGCCTCAACGTTGTGAACCTCAAGCTGCCTCCGCTGCGCGAGCGTCCAGGCGACGTTGCCATTTTGTCGGAACACTTCGTCGCGAAGTACGCCAAGGCAAATGGCATTCCGCCGCGTCAGCTGTCGCCTGAAGCTCGTGACGCCCTCGTTCGGGCTCCATGGCCAGGCAACGTCCGCGAATTGGAAAACACGCTTCACCGCGCGGTGCTGCTGTCTTCTGGCGACACCATTGGTCCCGAGTCGATCGTTTTGCCAGATGGCATGGGCCTCGCTGAGGCAGCCCGTGCTACCTCCCCGGCACAGATGGCGGCTCAAACGGCCCAGGCTATGAATCGTGCGATTGTCGGCCGCACCGTTGCCGACGTTGAACGCGACCTCATCCTCGATACCTTGGATCATACGCTGGGTAATCGCACCCACGCGGCAAACATTCTGGGGATTTCTATCCGCACGCTGCGCAATAAGCTCAACCAGTACACCGATGAAGGGTTACATGTTCCTGAGCCAGGCGAACGGCGGAGCGCTTAAAGGAGCGGTTGTGCAGAACCACGAGTTAATCGGAATGCAGCGAAACGAGCGCTATGCGCGGACTTCGTTTATCGCGGCCAAGCCGTTCGTGAGCGAGCATGACTGACCAATCCACGAATTCGCGTAACAATTTTGGTCTGCCCGATCTCGGGCAGATCCTACAAGTCCTGCGCTCGGGCGACGTTGCCCTAGCCGCCGGCGTCATGGGTCTGATCGTTATCCTGATCGTCCCACTGCCCGCTATTCTGGTCGACCTCCTCCTTGCCATCTCGATCGTCTTCTCTGTGATGATCCTGATGACTGCCCTCTTCATCCAGAAACCACTCGAATTTTCGGCTTTCCCGACGGTTCTGCTGATCGCGACCATGTTGCGCTTGGGCTTGAACCTGGCGACAACGCGCTTGATCCTGTCAGAAGGGCACAACGGCACCGATGCAGCTGGTCACGTTATTGAGGCCTTCGGCAACTTCGTTACTCGAGGCAATTTCGTCATCGGTACGGTGATCTTCATCATCCTAGTGATCGTGAACTTCATCGTTATCACTAAGGGTTCTGGCCGTATCGCCGAAGTGGCGGCTCGCTTTAGCTTGGACGCCATGCCGGGCAAGCAAATGGCGATCGATGCGGACTTGTCCGCCGGTCTGATCGATGAAGACACTGCCAAAAAGCGCCGTGCTGAACTTGAGGGAGAAAGCTCCTTCTTCGGTAACATGGACGGTGCGTCCAAATTCGTGCGCGGCGACGCCATTGCAGGCCTCATTATCACCTTTATCAACGTGTCCGCCGGCATTCTCATCGGCGTCATGCAACAAGGGATGGACTTTGGCGAGGCTGCGAACGTTTATACGCTCCTGACCATTGGTGATGGCCTAGTCTCCCAGATTCCCGCTCTGATCGTTTCGACCGCAGCTGGTATTCTGGTTTCTAAGTCGGGCGTCACCGGCGCCGCTGACAAGGCCCTCAGCAGCCAGTTTTCAGGCTACCCCCGCGCACTTGGCATGTCGTCCGCAGTCATGGCCATGCTCGCCATGCTCCCAGGCATGCCAATCTTGCCGTTTCTGGCGCTCGCAGGCGGCGTTGGCTATGCCGCGTTCCGCGCCTCAAAGTCAAAAGCTGTCAGAACGGCCGATGACGCCGCAAACGCCCTTAAGAAGTCGGCGCTGCCCGGACCAGGCGGCGCACCGGGCCTTCCGGCGAATGCTCCCGGCTCACCTTTGGCGGAGGCTCCGATCAGCGACAGCCTCAAAATCGACGATCTCAAGCTCGAACTGGGCTATGGTCTGCTCAGCCTTGTACGCGACGATGGCAATGGTTCGGATCGTTTGACTGAACAAATCAAGGCTCTGCGTCGCCAGCTGGCGATGGAGCTTGGTTTCGTCATGCCGCCCGTCCGCATTCTCGACAACATGCAGCTTGAACCAAACGACTACAAAGTTCGGATCAAAGAAGTTGAAGCAGGTGCAGGGCAGATCTTTGCCAACCAGTTGATGGTGATGGACCCCTATGGCAACAAGATCGACCTGCCGGGACACTCAACTGTCGAGCCAACTTTTGGCCTTCCGGCAACGTGGATCGACCCCGCATTGCGCGACGAGGCGGAGCTTCGCGGCCTGTCGATCATCGACCCGTCAACCGTCATTTCGACCCACCTGACCGAAATCCTCAAGGCTAACGTCTCGGATCTTCTCAGCTACGCCAACGTGCAGTCTCTGCTCTCCGGCCTTCCGAAAGATCAGCAAAAGCTCGTGGAAGACATTATCCCGAGCCAGATTACGGTTTCGGGGATCCAGCGCGTCCTACAGGCACTCCTTGCCGAACGCATCTCAATCCGCGATCTGTCGACAATTCTCGAAGGTATTGCAGAAATCTCGGGTGCCGGTCGCTCCGTGCAAACCATTACCGAGCATGTTCGCTCGCGCCTTTCGCGCCAGATCTGCGCTGCTAATTTAGGCCCGGATGGCAGCTTGCCGCTTTTGACCCTCTCGCCCCAGTGGGAACGCGACTTCGCTGAGGCCATGGTTGGTGATGCTGATAACCGTCACCTCGCTATGGCCCCATCCAAACTTCAGCAATTCATCTCCGGCGTGCAGGCCGCTTATGAAAAGGCAGCACAGGCGGGCGAGATGCCAGTTCTGATCACATCGCCTTCAATTCGCCCGCACGTTCGCTCGATCGTAGAGCGCTTCCGTCCGCAGACCTTTGTGATGAGCCAGAACGAAGTTCATCCACGCGTTCGCCTGAAAACAGTCGGCAGCGTCTAGCGCCATGCCCCTCTTGGTCGTTACAAGAGGGGCATGAGCACCACTATTCTTTCCGTTCCGGTTTTTTCCACCCTCTGCAACGCCGCCTTCGGCCTGCGCAGGGAAGTTTTCGTATGGGAACAAAAAGTGCCCGAAGAAGACGAAATGGATGACTATGATCTCACCGCAACCCATTTCGTCGCCATCCAAGAGGGCGAAGTTGTGGGCACTCTGCGGCTGATCTTTCTCGATGAGCACGTCAAAATCGGCCGGGTGGCCGTGCGACAGAGCTTCCGGGGACGCGGGATAGCCAAGGCTATGCTTCGGACAGCCATGAACGCCGCAGCCGGACAAGGGCACGACCGGTTCTTCCTTGGCGCCCAATCCGACAAACTAGGCTTTTATGAAAGCTTGGGGTTTGTTGCGTTTGGACCCGAGTTTGAGGATGGCGGCATGCCACACCGAGCCATGCGCACCTATGACAAGGATACTGCGCAGCTGATCGATTAGCGGATCGTTAATCATTAACACGCCCTTGAGGTGCTGCTTTAGATAACTTCCGATAAGCTAAGGATGTCGATGCAATGTCGGCTCCTAAGAGCACAAACATTGCGCGCGTCATAATCATCCCCTGCCCTAGCGCAGGCGCGGAAGATTAAATGATATGAGCCCGTTAACGGGAGGCAGAGAAGGCCGGCGTTGGCATCCAACGACCGGCTTTTTCATTTTCGCTGAACCGACAAAGTAAATTTTAACGGAACGGCTGCCGCCGAAGACGCGTTGTTTCAATCATAATGGGCCGCACGGTGCGCCACAGCCAAGTTTTGCACCGCACGGCCCTGTTCATCGCAACGACGAACCATTGGAGCTTACAATGATCCGCACGCTTTTTGCTACTACCGCACTGACCGCTGTTTTGAGCATGGGTGCCATTGCCCAGGACGCCGTAGTGGTCGCCCCAGCAGAACCAACCGTTGGCCAGAAGGTCGACAATGCTCTTGATGCGGCCGGTAACGCCATGCAGAACGCCGGAGATGCCGTTAAGGACGCTGCACAGGACGCGGGCGCCGCTGTCGATAACGCAGTAGACAATGCTGGTGCCGCCGCGAACAATGCGGCTGCCAATGCCTCGGCTGCCGCAAATAATGCAGCGACCGACTTGGCGCATGCAACCCGCCAGCCAATCGATCTGGCGACCGGTTACGTCGTGCTCGACGGTGATGCCGTCGTCAGCAAGCTGATCGGCGCGCCAGTTTACTCAGACACCACCGACACTGCTGAAGAAATCGGTACAGTGAAGGATCTCGTGATCGGCCTTGATGGCTCGATCCAGGCCGTTGTTCTGGGCGTTGGCGGTTTCCTCGGCATCGGTGAAAAGAACGTTGCTGTCGATTTCACAGCCCTCGACCACGCGATCGCCTTTGACAACACCGAACGTTGGGTCATGCCAACAACCGCTGAAGCGCTGACCAGCGCCCCAGACTTCGTTTGGGAAACCGATGCTGTTGTTGCTCCAGCAACCGAAGTGACCCCAGCACCAGCGATGTAATTTGATCTCGAGAGATCCAAAGCAATAGGCCCGCTACGGCGGGCCTATTCGTATTCTTTAACCTGTATTTAGCGGCGATAGCGCAAGCGAGCGACTTCGTCGTATTCAGCCTGCTCGAGCTTGTTCTGCTCATCACGTTCACGCTGGTGCTCGCGCTGATCAAGCAGCTCGATCTTCTTGAGCTCCTCGAGCGCCTCAGCCAGCGCATCCTGCGCCGCTTCAAGTTTCACGCGCATATCGTTTGCCGAGGCGAGCAGATTGTCTCTACGACCCATCGCTGCCTTGGCAAAGGTTGAGTATGCGAAGTGAGCAATATCGGTAATACCGGTTTTGCTTTGTTCGATCTCAATCTGCTGATCGAGTTCGGTGGCCATGCGTTCGAAGTCGGCGATCATCATTTCGATCTGGGCGACTTGGCGACGCTTCTCATCCACCTGAAATTTCTTGAGTCTAATCAGACTCTCATTGCGCGACTTCACGACCTGTACTCCTTACACACCAAGTCAGTTCCGGAGCCCTGCCATACACGCATTGCTCCATCAGCCCCGTGCATCCGCTTCAGCGATAATCTCAGCCAGCCCGGCATAACCGTCCTGGATCGATGTCACCTCATCCCGTCTCTGGCTCAAAAAAGCCTCAAGCTTCGGGTTGATAGCGATTGCGCGGTCCACAAGCGGATCTGACCCTTTCCGGTAAGCCCCCAGCCGGATCAGCTCCTCCATGTCCGAGAAAATGGACATGAGCTCTCGCGCTCGTGTCAGGGTTGGTCGCACCTCTTCAGGCACGCACCCCGGCATTGTACGCGAGATGGACCGGAGCACATTGACGGCAGGGTAACGTCCCCGCTCGGCAATGCCGCGCTCCATCACAATGTGCCCATCGAGAATCCCGCGCACGGCATCCGCAATTGGCTCGTTGTGATCATCACCTTCCACCAAAACGGTAAATAGACCTGTAATAGAACCGGTCAAAGGCGTTCCTGGCCCCGCTCTTTCGAGCAAACGAGGCAGTTCTGTGAACACTGTGGGCGGATAACCCTTCGCGGTCGGCGGTTCACCAACAGCCAGCCCGATTTCACGCTGCGCCATAGCAAAGCGTGTCAGACTGTCCATCATGCACAAGACGCGTTTGCCCTGATCGCGGAAATACTCCGCCAGAGCCATGGACATATAGCATGCCTGACGCCGCATCAGCGCCGCTTCGTCCGACGTTGCCACTACAACGATAGCGCGCTTGAGCCCCTCTTCGCCGAGATACTCGCCGATAAACTCATGCACTTCGCGCCCACGTTCACCGATCAAACCGATGATGGAAACGTCCACATCCGTATTGCGGGCCAACATCGACATGAGCACCGACTTGCCCACGCCCGAGCCCGCAAAAATACCCATGCGCTGCCCTTCACACATGGTGGTGAAGGTGTTGAGGCATCGCACGCCAAGCTCGATAGGCTCACCAACACGGACACGGTCGTGAGCGGCCAGCGGCGACTGACGCAGCGGATAGGACATAGCCCCGCGCGGCAAAGGCCCCTTGCCGTCGATCGGCTCGCCATTAGCGTTCACAACGCGCCCGAGCCAAGCCTCACTCGGATTTACCGCGCCATCATGGCGCCGGAAAATCGCCTTGCAGCCCAACCGCACCCCACCGAGTTCTCCAAACGGCAGGCAAAGCGCATGACCGTCCCGAAACCCGATGATTTCAGCGAACAGCACTGTGCCGTCGCTGTTGATGATCTCAACCCGACCACCGACGCGCAATTCACGCACAGGGCCGGCAACCTCAATGAGCAGGCCTTGCACGGATTTCACCCGCCCAAACACCTCCACTTCCTCGACCGCGTCTATGGCTGAGATAAGGGCCTTCATATTTCCTATATGCGCTCCATATGGCCGTCGCGCGGTAAAGGTTACCGGGGAGAGCGAATCGGCATGCGTAATTCCTCACGAGGGTAACTGAACGTTAACTGAAAATCGCTATCAGCATTCATGATTGGGGATATGTGTCCCCTGCCCAGACTTGGGCGAAACCCTTACCCTCACCGCCAAATGCCTGAGTCGAGAGAGTCCGTTGAAGGGCTTTCTTAACGTAATGCTTTAAGAATTTTTCGAGCAATTTTCCTAAGTTTTTCAACGATTTAAACTTAATTCACCCTAACGCGTTTTGCGTATTGCGGATCAGAATTAAACTTTGTTAACTAATTGCACTTAGGGTTCAGTCATATCCAGTAGGGTTGGAGCGGAAAGGGCAATCTGGCCTTGCCTACCGCAAGTTCCAGCAGGAACGACATGACAAGGGGATTATAATGCGGGTACTCCTTATTGAGGACGACAGCGCGACAGCGCAGAGCATCGAACTGATGCTGAAGTCCGAAAGTTTCAACGTCTACACCACCGACCTCGGTGAGGAAGGCGTGGATCTTGGTAAACTCTACGACTACGACATCATTCTTCTGGACCTGAACCTGCCCGACATGAGCGGGTATGAGGTTTTGCGCACGCTTCGCGTCGCTAAGGTCCAGACGCCAATTCTGATCCTTTCGGGTCTGGCTGGCATCGAAGACAAGGTCCGCGGTCTCGGTTTTGGCGCCGACGACTACATGACCAAGCCTTTCCACAAAGACGAACTCGTGGCCCGCATCCACGCCATTGTCCGTCGTTCCAAGGGCCATGCCCAGTCGGTCATCTCGACCGGTGACCTGCTTGTTAACCTCGACACCAAGACCGTCGAAGTTCAGGGCCAGCGCGTTCACCTGACCGGCAAGGAATACCAGATGCTGGAACTCCTTTCCCTGCGTAAGGGCACGACCCTGACCAAGGAAATGTTCCTCAACCATCTGTACGGCGGCATGGACGAGCCCGAACTCAAGATCATCGACGTGTTCATCTGTAAGCTTCGCAAGAAGCTGTCGGTTGCCACCGGTGGTAAGAACTACATCGAAACCGTTTGGGGCCGTGGCTACGTGCTGCGCGAGCCCGATGAGGCAGACGTTTACAGCGAGAACGTCGCTTAAATCTGATCCCCCAGATCGTTCCAAAAACCTCGTGCTCAACAGCGCGAGGTTTTTCTTTATATGGTACCGCCATCGGAACTGGCGCGCGTCTGATGTCGTTCCGCTTTCAAAGACGCTGTTGAGAGCAGAACCATGACCGACCTATCGCGCCGCCTCCGCGAACCTCTCCCCCTTGTGCTACTGGTCTTAGCTGTCGCTGGCTGGATTGCTTTCGTAGCCATGTGGATCAACGCAGGCCTTTCGGACCGCCAACAGCAGGAGACATTGGCCCTGCTCACAAGCGAGCGCGATCAGCTATCCGCCACCCTGGCGGAGCGTGACCGCACCCATGGGCAAATTGCGCAAGCCAATGCCAAGCTTTTGGATGTTGAACAACAGTTGGGCTCGGTGAGCACCGCGTTCACGGCAGCTTCAACCGAACTCGAGGCCCGCCAGAATGAGTTGGCACAGGCCGTCACACACCTCGAAGACACCAAATCTGCAACGCAGGGCCTGATCCAACAGGCTGACGCCGCCAAACAATTGCTCAATGAAGCCGCGTCGCGGCAAGCCTCTATCCAGGCAGAGACCGAGTCAGCATCACGTCAGCTCAGCGAAGTAGACACGCGCTTAACGGAGGCGCGTCGACAGGAGCAGACGGCAACAACCAATGTTGCGCAAATGGCCCAAGAGGTCGCAACGAACTCAGCAACTCTTGCGGACCTTCAGTCCGAACTACAGTCCTCGCGAACCGAGCTCCTTGAGGCTCAGGACCGCCTAGCACAAGCAAAGCTCGCGACGGAAACGGCGAACACGGCTGCACAAGAGGCTCAGGCTAAACTGGCAGATCTGACGCAGGCAAAGACCACTCTTGAAACACAGGTCGCGGCCTATTCAGAGCAGCTCACAACACTCCAACCGCAGGTCGAAGAGCTGACGCGGAACCTTACGCAACGCTCAACGGCGTTGCAGAGCGTCGAAACCAATATCGCTCAGGCCATAGCGCCGAGCCTAAATGGCACGACATACGAAACACCGAGCGGGCTCAAACTGACATTGCTCGATACCGGCAGCTTCACGCTCTCCGATAGTCTCAACCGCCAAGTTTCTGGAAGCTTTGTTATGGCAGAGGGAGAATTGACCTTAAGCGAGGCCAGTGGACGGCTGGGCGCAGCCCAGTTCCCGATGACCTGCCCTTACTCAGAAACCGAAGATGGCTTCACACTTGGCCAAGCTGAGGGCTGCGTCTTGTCTGATCTTACTTTTGCCAGATCAGAACCGCTCTAAGCAGAGAGCAATTGCGGGTCGAATTTGATCTCTAGGAACTGCCGATCGAAGGGCTTCATCATGTAGTCATTGGCTCCCGCCTTTAGGGCGAGGGCAATGGCCCCAATGTCGTGCTCGACTGTGCAATATATCACCCGAGGCTTTTCACCACCGACATAGGTGCGCAAAAGCTTGATGAATTCGAGGCCACTCATGATGGGCATGTGCCAGTCTACCAGCACGGCATCAGGCATGGTCTCGCGACATTTCTCGATTGCCTCCTGACCATCCTCGGCCTCGTCGACAATATAGTCGAGATCTTCCAGGATCCTGCGGGCAACCTTACGGACGACGCTAGAGTCATCAACGATTAGGCACGTGCGCATAAAAAAGCCCCAGAACGAATGTCGTTCCGGGGACTATGCAGTCTAACTGGTTGGCGAAAGGTTATTAAGCCTGCTCAGGCGCCGTATTTCCTGCAGTCTCAGCCGATTTCATCTTTGGCGTTGCAGTAAAATAGAACTGCTCATTTTCAAGACCAATTGTCAGTTCCATATCGGTCATGCGCGCGAGGAGGCCCGTATAGAAGGGCTGAATGCCACGCGCATCAACATAACCCTCTTCAGGAATGCCCATAACCAGACCCGCGGCTCCCGCAGGGACCAATGTGCGCTGACGCTTTTCGGTGTCGCTCTTAGAATAAAACTCAAACTTTTCTTCGCCGGTCCCACCAGAAATCTTGGCGGTCACCTGACCACCGCGCGGCACCGAACCTGCTGCGATCAGCAGCATGTTCATGAAGAGCTTTGCCTTGTGCTTTGGCAGCAGGATCAGTGGCACATTCCACTCAAGATCGGCCTTTTCGACCTCGAACAGAATGCGCGCAACGCGTTCGCATTCGCGTGTGTCGATATCGGTGCCCGAAGTGGACGACGCGCCATAAGCCAAACGAGCGAACTCAAGCTTTGCCCGGCTCTGCGTGGCCGCGTTGGCGATCAAATCGCGCGCGCCTTCCGCCATTTCACCCTGCGAAGGGTCTGCAAGCACTTCTAGGCCATTACCAATTGCGCCAATGGGATTGATGAGATCGTGGCAAACGCGCGAGCAAAGCATAGCCGCCAGATCAGTTGCATTGAGCTCAATGATATCGGCCATGCGCCTATGCTCCAAAGCTTTATGAGGAATCAGTTCAGGGGAAGAATAAAGGTCGTTTGTCGAACGCACTACCGTATTGAAAGCGTTTTGGACAATGTGACCCAATGTTCAGCGCCTTTTAAGGCTGCTGCATCTGGGGCTAAGAGGAATGCTTCCCGATTAGCCGCCGAATAGAATAAGAACAACCGCCCTTTAAAAACGGTGTAGATTTTGGGATCGGCATCAGAAACGAAGCCTCGTGCCATGCTCATGCCACCATGCCCCCCATATTGTGGGGAGTAGACTTCGGGATGGCCCATAAACACCTGCATATTTGCCTCGTTGGCAAACTGCCAGGGCACCCC includes the following:
- the ctrA gene encoding response regulator transcription factor CtrA, giving the protein MRVLLIEDDSATAQSIELMLKSESFNVYTTDLGEEGVDLGKLYDYDIILLDLNLPDMSGYEVLRTLRVAKVQTPILILSGLAGIEDKVRGLGFGADDYMTKPFHKDELVARIHAIVRRSKGHAQSVISTGDLLVNLDTKTVEVQGQRVHLTGKEYQMLELLSLRKGTTLTKEMFLNHLYGGMDEPELKIIDVFICKLRKKLSVATGGKNYIETVWGRGYVLREPDEADVYSENVA
- a CDS encoding YHS domain-containing (seleno)protein gives rise to the protein MMKQTSKQNLTMIAAFLPFFWLVSAVFAPAQAQSLVTYILTDPLTGVAIEGMDPVSYFTDPAPLKGQPQYEYTWMGVPWQFANEANMQVFMGHPEVYSPQYGGHGGMSMARGFVSDADPKIYTVFKGRLFLFYSAANREAFLLAPDAAALKGAEHWVTLSKTLSIR
- a CDS encoding response regulator — protein: MRTCLIVDDSSVVRKVARRILEDLDYIVDEAEDGQEAIEKCRETMPDAVLVDWHMPIMSGLEFIKLLRTYVGGEKPRVIYCTVEHDIGAIALALKAGANDYMMKPFDRQFLEIKFDPQLLSA
- a CDS encoding histidine phosphotransferase family protein — protein: MADIIELNATDLAAMLCSRVCHDLINPIGAIGNGLEVLADPSQGEMAEGARDLIANAATQSRAKLEFARLAYGASSTSGTDIDTRECERVARILFEVEKADLEWNVPLILLPKHKAKLFMNMLLIAAGSVPRGGQVTAKISGGTGEEKFEFYSKSDTEKRQRTLVPAGAAGLVMGIPEEGYVDARGIQPFYTGLLARMTDMELTIGLENEQFYFTATPKMKSAETAGNTAPEQA
- the fliI gene encoding flagellar protein export ATPase FliI, with translation MKALISAIDAVEEVEVFGRVKSVQGLLIEVAGPVRELRVGGRVEIINSDGTVLFAEIIGFRDGHALCLPFGELGGVRLGCKAIFRRHDGAVNPSEAWLGRVVNANGEPIDGKGPLPRGAMSYPLRQSPLAAHDRVRVGEPIELGVRCLNTFTTMCEGQRMGIFAGSGVGKSVLMSMLARNTDVDVSIIGLIGERGREVHEFIGEYLGEEGLKRAIVVVATSDEAALMRRQACYMSMALAEYFRDQGKRVLCMMDSLTRFAMAQREIGLAVGEPPTAKGYPPTVFTELPRLLERAGPGTPLTGSITGLFTVLVEGDDHNEPIADAVRGILDGHIVMERGIAERGRYPAVNVLRSISRTMPGCVPEEVRPTLTRARELMSIFSDMEELIRLGAYRKGSDPLVDRAIAINPKLEAFLSQRRDEVTSIQDGYAGLAEIIAEADARG